A part of Pseudomonas sp. HR96 genomic DNA contains:
- a CDS encoding molybdopterin-dependent oxidoreductase: MTEPKKRASQRIQLEPAQHNQLANLQRRHFLKGGLSVGALAMLSGCNLQDGDQVDKVLWAMSRWNDRVQAWLFSGQKLAPTFSKAQMTQPFPFNAFYGEEDIPDLDLSSYSLAVGGLVRDKAPWTLEGLRKLPQRTDITRLICVEGWSAIGQWGGVPLKTFLEHVGADTTARFVGFKCADRYYSSLDMPTALHPQTLLALDYGEVALPPEYGYPLRVRVPTKLGFKNPKHIVEIFVSNDYPGGYWEDQGYNWFSGI; this comes from the coding sequence ATGACTGAACCGAAGAAACGCGCCAGCCAACGCATCCAGCTGGAGCCGGCGCAGCACAACCAACTGGCGAACCTGCAGCGTCGCCATTTCCTCAAGGGCGGCTTGAGCGTGGGCGCGCTGGCCATGCTCAGCGGCTGCAATCTGCAGGATGGCGACCAGGTGGACAAGGTCCTGTGGGCCATGTCGCGCTGGAACGACCGGGTCCAGGCCTGGCTGTTCAGCGGCCAGAAGCTGGCGCCGACCTTCAGCAAGGCGCAGATGACCCAACCCTTTCCCTTCAACGCCTTCTATGGCGAGGAAGACATTCCCGACCTCGACCTGTCGAGCTACTCGCTGGCCGTCGGCGGACTGGTGCGCGACAAGGCACCCTGGACGCTGGAAGGCCTGCGCAAGTTGCCGCAACGCACCGACATCACTCGGCTGATCTGCGTCGAGGGCTGGAGCGCCATCGGCCAGTGGGGCGGGGTGCCGCTCAAGACCTTCCTGGAGCACGTGGGCGCCGACACCACAGCCAGATTCGTCGGCTTCAAGTGCGCCGACCGCTATTACTCCAGCCTCGACATGCCCACCGCACTGCACCCGCAGACGCTGCTGGCGCTGGACTACGGCGAAGTCGCCTTGCCACCGGAATACGGCTACCCGTTGCGGGTGCGGGTGCCGACCAAGCTGGGCTTCAAGAACCCCAAGCACATCGTCGAGATCTTCGTCAGCAACGATTACCCGGGTGGCTACTGGGAGGATCAAGGTTACAACTGGTTCAGCGGAATTTGA
- the lexA gene encoding transcriptional repressor LexA — MYSMSTLSPRRNAILAFIRERITEQGQPPSLAEIAEAFEFASRSVARKHIVALAEAGLIEVRPNQARGIRLREAQPRPELLHLPLLGKVAAGVPIDPDVGVHDQLLFDPRLFARVPDFLLQVAGDSMIDDGILDGDLVGVTRQLEARNGQIVVARLDGEVTIKRFERHANGVRLLPRNPAYAPIEVGVERDFVIEGVYCGLVRR; from the coding sequence ATGTACTCCATGAGCACACTATCTCCACGCCGCAACGCCATTCTTGCCTTCATCCGTGAGCGCATCACCGAACAGGGCCAGCCGCCGAGCCTCGCCGAAATCGCCGAGGCGTTCGAGTTCGCCTCACGCAGCGTGGCGCGCAAGCACATCGTCGCGCTGGCCGAAGCCGGTTTGATCGAGGTGCGGCCCAACCAGGCCCGCGGCATTCGCCTGCGCGAGGCCCAGCCGCGCCCCGAGCTCTTGCATCTCCCCTTGCTGGGCAAGGTCGCTGCCGGGGTGCCGATCGATCCCGACGTCGGCGTCCACGACCAACTGCTGTTCGACCCTCGGCTGTTCGCCCGGGTGCCGGACTTCCTGCTGCAGGTGGCCGGCGACTCGATGATCGACGACGGCATCCTCGACGGCGACCTGGTTGGCGTAACCCGCCAACTCGAAGCGCGCAACGGCCAGATCGTGGTCGCCCGGCTCGACGGCGAGGTCACCATCAAGCGCTTCGAGCGCCATGCCAACGGCGTGCGCCTGTTGCCGCGCAACCCGGCGTATGCCCCGATCGAGGTTGGCGTCGAGCGCGACTTCGTCATCGAAGGCGTGTACTGCGGGCTGGTGCGGCGATGA
- the imuA gene encoding translesion DNA synthesis-associated protein ImuA — MGNVTSLAGLLDERRVWKGRQPARPSGLQPTGHAELDAALPTGGWPPAALSEILLPAVGSGELRLLWPTLARLTQAGERVVLVAPPHIPYPQAWLAAGVDLRHLSMISADDQQALWAVEQCLRSGSCGAVLCWPNKADDRSLRRLQVAAETGQTLAFACRPQLAARNPSPAALRLAVDLHPAQLRVLKCRGGLAPAQPLAF; from the coding sequence CTGGGCAACGTCACCAGCCTGGCCGGCCTGCTCGACGAGCGCAGGGTCTGGAAGGGCCGCCAGCCGGCGCGGCCCAGCGGCCTGCAACCTACTGGCCACGCCGAACTGGACGCCGCCTTGCCCACCGGTGGCTGGCCGCCCGCAGCGCTCAGCGAGATTCTCCTGCCCGCCGTCGGCAGTGGCGAGTTGCGCCTGCTGTGGCCCACTTTGGCGCGCCTGACCCAGGCCGGTGAACGGGTGGTGCTGGTGGCGCCGCCGCATATTCCCTACCCGCAGGCCTGGCTCGCCGCCGGGGTCGATCTGCGCCACCTGTCCATGATCAGCGCAGACGATCAGCAGGCGCTATGGGCGGTCGAACAATGCCTGCGCTCGGGCAGTTGCGGTGCCGTGCTGTGCTGGCCGAACAAGGCCGACGACCGCAGCCTGCGGCGCCTTCAGGTGGCGGCCGAAACCGGCCAGACCCTGGCGTTCGCCTGCCGCCCGCAACTGGCCGCGCGCAACCCGTCGCCAGCCGCCCTGCGCCTGGCCGTCGACCTGCACCCGGCGCAGTTGCGCGTACTCAAATGTCGCGGCGGGCTGGCCCCCGCGCAACCCTTGGCGTTTTGA
- a CDS encoding DNA polymerase Y family protein, whose product MLWACIVLPQLAMDSLSRRRNDSEQALVLLTGPAQRRVLQAVNPAARALGLKPGQSVAAAQMLSRDFTMFDYDPADIELNQNFLAAWGYRFSSQVSLHYPRALLLEIESSLGLFGPWAQFEARLRGELQALGFAHRIVVAPNPVAARMLANAHDGLAVLDAAQLGEQLAPLSVERIGLPGEVATAFKRMGLRRLGEVLALPRNTLAKRFPGQVLAHLDRLQGLRPQALAFYVPADRFDQRIELNFDVESHQALVFPLRRLINDLGAFLAGRDGGVQRFTLHLEHQEGEDTLLSVGLLGAERDPEMLFELARGRFEQLQVPRPVRNLRLLAEDLPPFVPTHKELFEQRPQQLQPWQQLRERLRARLGDDAIVSLQARADHRPECAWAALAELPAAAPSPMPGAPRPGWLLREPQALHDPRLRILAGPERIESGWWDGGDVRRDYYLVETVDGLRGWAFHSVGEPGPLQLQGWFG is encoded by the coding sequence ATGCTCTGGGCCTGTATCGTCCTGCCACAGCTGGCCATGGACTCGCTCAGCCGTCGGCGCAACGACAGCGAACAAGCCCTGGTGCTGCTCACCGGCCCCGCGCAACGGCGCGTGCTGCAGGCGGTGAACCCGGCTGCGCGAGCGCTGGGGCTCAAGCCCGGGCAGTCGGTGGCCGCCGCGCAGATGCTCAGCCGCGACTTCACCATGTTCGACTACGACCCGGCCGACATCGAGCTCAACCAGAACTTCCTCGCTGCCTGGGGCTACCGCTTCAGCTCCCAGGTCAGCCTGCATTACCCGCGCGCCCTGCTGCTGGAGATCGAATCGAGCCTCGGTCTGTTCGGCCCCTGGGCGCAGTTCGAAGCGCGCCTGCGCGGCGAGCTGCAGGCGCTGGGGTTTGCCCACCGCATCGTGGTCGCGCCCAACCCGGTGGCCGCGCGCATGCTGGCCAACGCCCATGACGGCCTGGCGGTGCTTGACGCGGCGCAGCTGGGCGAGCAACTGGCGCCGCTGTCGGTGGAGCGCATCGGCCTGCCCGGCGAGGTCGCCACCGCCTTCAAGCGCATGGGCCTGCGCCGCCTCGGCGAGGTGCTGGCCTTGCCCCGCAACACCCTGGCCAAGCGTTTTCCCGGCCAGGTGCTGGCTCACCTCGACCGCCTGCAGGGGCTGCGCCCGCAGGCGCTGGCCTTCTATGTGCCGGCCGATCGCTTCGACCAGCGCATCGAGCTGAATTTCGACGTCGAGTCGCACCAGGCGCTGGTGTTTCCGCTGCGGCGCCTGATCAACGACCTGGGCGCCTTTCTCGCCGGGCGCGACGGCGGCGTGCAGCGTTTCACCCTGCACCTGGAACACCAGGAGGGCGAAGACACCCTGCTGTCGGTGGGGCTGCTGGGTGCCGAGCGCGATCCCGAGATGCTCTTCGAACTGGCCCGCGGGCGCTTCGAACAGCTTCAGGTGCCGCGCCCGGTGCGCAACCTGCGCCTGCTGGCCGAAGATTTACCGCCCTTCGTGCCCACCCACAAGGAGCTTTTCGAGCAGCGCCCGCAGCAATTGCAGCCCTGGCAGCAGCTGCGCGAACGGCTGCGCGCGCGCCTGGGTGACGACGCCATCGTCAGCTTGCAGGCGCGCGCCGACCATCGCCCTGAATGCGCCTGGGCCGCCCTGGCCGAACTGCCGGCCGCGGCCCCTTCGCCCATGCCCGGCGCGCCACGGCCTGGCTGGCTGCTGCGCGAGCCGCAAGCGCTGCATGACCCGCGCCTGCGCATCCTTGCCGGCCCGGAACGCATCGAATCGGGTTGGTGGGACGGCGGCGACGTACGCCGCGACTACTACCTGGTGGAAACCGTCGACGGCCTGCGCGGCTGGGCCTTTCACAGCGTCGGCGAGCCCGGCCCGCTGCAGTTGCAAGGCTGGTTCGGCTGA
- a CDS encoding error-prone DNA polymerase, translating to MAAYAELHCLSHFSFQRGASSARELCERAARLGYQALAITDECSLAGIVRAWQAARECQVALIVGSEVQIDQGPKVVLLVEDLAGYQALCQLITLARRRAAKGEYQALREDFASLDLSGLIALWVPGEEPNAGHGHWLKGLFGQRLWLTVQLHRGPDDGLRLQRLLDTARLLGLPAVASGDVHMHARGRRALQDTMTAIRHHVRVAEAGPWLFGNGERHLRALPVLAELYPAALLEQSLVIARRCRFDLSQLRYQYPHELVPSGHTATSWLRQLTEQGIAWRWPQGESAKARESIEKELALIAELGYESYFLTVQDIVRFARERDILCQGRGSAANSVVCFVLGITALDPQRMNMLFERFMSRERNEPPDIDVDFEHERREEVLQYIFNRYGRGRAALTAVASSYRGAGAVRDVARALGLPPDQINALADCAGRWSDEAPPLERLREAGFDTDSPLLRRVIGLTSQLIGFPRHLSQHPGGFVISEQPLHTLVPVENAAMAERTIIQWDKDDLDAVGLLKVDILALGMLSAIRRSFDLIRRHRGLDLSLASVPAECPKTYAMISRADTVGVFQIESRAQMAMLPRLRPRQFYDLVIQVAIVRPGPIQGDMVHPYLRRRNGEEPVVYPSEKLKAVFERTLGVPLFQEQVMEMAIVAADYSPGEADQLRRSMAAWKRHGGLEPHQIRLREGMLRNGYSEQFAARIFEQIKGFGSYGFPESHAASFALLTYASCWLKCHEPAAFACALINSWPMGFYTPDQVLQDARRHRLEIRALDIRYSDWDCSLEAGDGAQPAIRLGLRMVKGFREVDSQRIEAARAERPFADVADLCLRAALDSRAREALADAGALKPLAGNRHQARWEVASVVAQLPLFEGVAEPVESRVQLPRPTVGEDLFADYASVGTTLGPHPMALLRPRLDALRSRSSRALATVEHGRPVNVVGLVIGRQRPQTASGVIFLTLEDEFGMINVVVWHDLAERQRRVLVGSHLLQVRGRLESADGVRHVIAGHLQDMTPLLNGLDVGSRDFR from the coding sequence ATGGCCGCCTACGCCGAGCTGCACTGCCTGAGCCATTTCAGCTTCCAGCGCGGTGCCTCCAGCGCCCGCGAGCTATGCGAAAGGGCCGCGCGCCTGGGTTACCAGGCCCTGGCCATTACCGACGAATGCAGCCTGGCCGGCATCGTGCGCGCCTGGCAGGCGGCCCGTGAATGCCAGGTAGCGCTGATCGTCGGTAGCGAGGTGCAGATCGATCAGGGTCCCAAAGTGGTGCTGCTGGTGGAGGATCTGGCCGGGTACCAGGCCCTGTGCCAGTTGATCACCCTGGCCCGCCGGCGCGCCGCCAAGGGCGAGTACCAGGCCCTGCGCGAAGATTTCGCCAGTCTCGACCTCAGTGGCCTGATCGCCCTGTGGGTGCCTGGCGAGGAACCCAACGCCGGCCATGGCCACTGGCTCAAAGGCCTGTTCGGCCAGCGCCTGTGGCTGACCGTGCAGCTGCACCGCGGCCCCGACGATGGCCTGCGCCTGCAGCGCCTGCTCGACACCGCGCGCCTGCTCGGCCTGCCGGCCGTGGCCAGCGGCGACGTGCACATGCACGCCCGGGGCCGGCGAGCCTTGCAGGACACCATGACTGCCATCCGCCATCACGTGCGCGTGGCCGAAGCCGGACCCTGGCTGTTCGGCAACGGCGAGCGGCACCTGCGAGCGCTGCCGGTGCTGGCCGAGCTGTACCCGGCGGCCTTGCTCGAGCAAAGCCTGGTGATCGCCCGGCGCTGCCGCTTCGATCTTTCCCAACTGCGTTATCAATACCCCCATGAACTGGTGCCCAGCGGGCATACGGCCACGTCGTGGTTGCGCCAGCTGACCGAACAGGGCATCGCCTGGCGCTGGCCGCAGGGGGAAAGCGCCAAGGCCCGGGAATCGATCGAGAAGGAGCTGGCGCTGATCGCCGAGCTGGGCTACGAAAGCTACTTTCTCACGGTCCAGGACATCGTTCGCTTTGCCCGCGAGCGCGACATCCTCTGCCAGGGCCGGGGTTCGGCGGCCAACTCGGTGGTGTGCTTCGTGCTCGGCATCACCGCCCTCGACCCGCAACGCATGAACATGCTGTTCGAGCGCTTCATGTCCCGCGAGCGCAACGAGCCACCGGACATCGACGTCGACTTCGAACACGAGCGCCGTGAGGAGGTGCTGCAGTACATCTTCAACCGCTACGGCCGTGGTCGCGCTGCCCTGACGGCGGTGGCCAGCAGCTACCGCGGCGCCGGTGCCGTGCGCGACGTGGCCCGGGCGCTGGGCCTGCCGCCTGACCAGATCAACGCCCTGGCCGATTGCGCCGGGCGCTGGAGCGACGAGGCGCCGCCGCTCGAGCGCTTGCGCGAAGCCGGCTTCGATACCGACAGTCCGTTGCTGCGCCGGGTCATCGGCCTGACCTCACAGCTGATCGGTTTTCCCCGGCACCTGTCCCAGCACCCTGGCGGTTTCGTCATCTCCGAGCAGCCGCTGCACACCTTGGTGCCGGTGGAGAACGCGGCCATGGCCGAGCGCACCATCATCCAGTGGGACAAGGACGACCTCGACGCCGTCGGGCTGCTCAAGGTCGACATTCTCGCCCTTGGCATGCTCAGCGCCATTCGCCGCAGCTTCGACCTGATCCGCCGCCATCGCGGCCTCGACCTGAGCCTGGCCAGCGTGCCGGCCGAGTGCCCGAAGACCTACGCCATGATCAGCCGGGCGGACACGGTGGGGGTGTTCCAGATCGAGTCGCGGGCGCAGATGGCGATGCTGCCGCGGCTGCGCCCCAGGCAGTTCTACGACCTGGTGATCCAGGTTGCGATCGTCCGTCCCGGACCGATCCAGGGCGACATGGTGCACCCCTACCTGCGCCGCCGTAACGGCGAGGAGCCGGTGGTCTACCCCTCGGAAAAACTCAAGGCGGTGTTCGAGCGCACCTTGGGCGTGCCGCTGTTCCAGGAGCAGGTGATGGAAATGGCCATCGTCGCCGCCGACTATTCACCGGGCGAGGCCGACCAACTGCGCCGCTCCATGGCGGCCTGGAAGCGCCACGGCGGCCTCGAACCGCACCAGATCCGCCTGCGTGAAGGCATGCTGCGCAACGGCTACAGTGAGCAATTCGCCGCGCGCATCTTCGAACAGATCAAGGGCTTTGGCAGCTACGGCTTTCCCGAGTCACACGCCGCCAGCTTTGCCCTGCTGACCTACGCCAGTTGCTGGCTCAAGTGCCATGAACCGGCTGCGTTCGCCTGTGCCCTGATCAACAGCTGGCCCATGGGTTTCTATACTCCCGACCAGGTGCTGCAGGACGCCCGCCGCCATCGCCTGGAGATCCGCGCCCTGGACATCCGCTACAGCGACTGGGATTGCAGCCTGGAAGCAGGCGACGGCGCACAGCCAGCGATTCGGCTCGGGCTGCGCATGGTCAAGGGCTTTCGCGAGGTCGACAGCCAGCGCATCGAGGCAGCTCGGGCCGAACGGCCGTTCGCCGATGTCGCCGACCTGTGCCTGCGTGCCGCGCTCGACAGCCGGGCCCGCGAAGCCCTGGCCGATGCCGGCGCGCTCAAGCCGCTGGCCGGCAACCGCCATCAGGCGCGCTGGGAAGTGGCCAGTGTGGTGGCCCAGTTGCCGTTGTTCGAGGGCGTCGCCGAGCCGGTCGAAAGCCGCGTGCAACTGCCCCGGCCGACGGTGGGCGAGGACCTGTTCGCCGACTACGCCAGCGTCGGCACGACCTTGGGCCCGCACCCCATGGCCTTGCTGCGCCCGCGCCTGGATGCCTTGCGCAGTCGCAGCTCGCGCGCCCTGGCCACGGTGGAGCACGGCCGGCCGGTCAATGTGGTCGGCCTGGTGATCGGCCGCCAGCGCCCACAGACGGCCAGCGGGGTGATCTTCCTCACCCTGGAGGACGAATTCGGCATGATCAACGTGGTGGTGTGGCACGATTTGGCCGAACGCCAGCGGCGGGTGCTGGTCGGTTCACACCTGCTCCAGGTGCGCGGCCGGCTCGAGTCGGCCGATGGGGTCAGGCATGTGATCGCCGGGCATCTGCAGGACATGACCCCGCTGTTGAACGGGCTGGATGTGGGAAGTCGGGATTTCCGCTGA